A part of Melittangium boletus DSM 14713 genomic DNA contains:
- a CDS encoding circularly permuted type 2 ATP-grasp protein, translated as MRQLPHDPGLFAGYGLMPGSFDELIGADGVPRPDFQRLLALLGTRVPEDFSRMQALAERALLNQGVTFSVYSDQRGTERIFPFCLIPRLVSASDWAHMERGLEQRIRALGLFLDDVYGPQRLFSERPELRDIILNTALYLPRLRGIRPAGGVRIHIAGIDLIRDGRGTYRVLEDNLRTPSGVSYVMEGRILSKRVVPDVLELARVRRVDHYPARLAETLRSVSPESPEHSTVVILTPGPYNSAYFEHSFLARTMGVPLVHGEDLFVDDDRVFLRTTRGPRRVHVIYRRIDDAFLDPESFRPDSMLGVRGLLRAWAAGNVTLANAPGNGVADDKATYAFVPDFIRYYLGEQPILEQVPTYVCAREEDQRYVLEHLEELVVKTVDEAGGYGMLMGPQSTREEREDFRQRILAHPRRYIAQPRVELSTCPTWDAASRTVVPRRVDLRPYILTSPQGPWVLPGGLSRVALRAGSYVVNSSQGGGSKDTWVQKEAV; from the coding sequence ATGAGACAACTACCGCACGACCCGGGCCTCTTCGCCGGTTACGGACTCATGCCGGGGAGCTTCGACGAGCTGATCGGCGCCGATGGTGTGCCCCGGCCGGATTTCCAGCGGCTGCTGGCGCTGTTGGGCACGCGAGTTCCGGAAGACTTCTCGCGCATGCAGGCGCTGGCGGAGCGGGCCCTGCTCAACCAGGGCGTGACCTTCTCCGTGTACTCGGACCAGCGCGGCACCGAGCGCATCTTCCCCTTCTGTCTCATCCCCCGCCTCGTGTCGGCGTCGGACTGGGCGCACATGGAGCGGGGGCTCGAGCAGCGCATCCGGGCGTTGGGGCTCTTCCTGGATGACGTCTACGGCCCGCAGCGCCTGTTCTCCGAGCGCCCCGAGCTGCGCGACATCATCCTCAACACGGCGCTCTATCTGCCCCGGCTGCGGGGGATCCGCCCCGCGGGGGGCGTGCGCATCCACATCGCGGGCATCGACCTCATCCGGGATGGCCGGGGCACCTACCGGGTGCTGGAGGACAACCTGCGCACGCCCTCGGGGGTGTCCTACGTCATGGAGGGCCGCATCCTCTCCAAGCGCGTGGTGCCCGACGTGCTGGAGCTGGCGCGGGTGCGCCGCGTGGACCACTACCCGGCCCGGCTCGCCGAGACGCTGCGCTCGGTGTCCCCCGAGTCGCCCGAGCACTCCACGGTCGTCATCCTCACGCCCGGTCCGTACAACTCCGCCTACTTCGAGCACAGCTTCCTGGCGCGCACCATGGGCGTGCCGCTCGTGCATGGCGAGGACCTGTTCGTGGACGACGACCGCGTCTTCCTGCGCACCACGCGGGGGCCTCGCCGCGTGCACGTCATCTACCGGCGCATCGACGATGCCTTCCTGGATCCCGAGTCCTTCCGTCCGGACAGCATGCTGGGGGTGCGAGGCCTCCTGCGTGCGTGGGCGGCGGGCAACGTCACGCTGGCCAACGCGCCGGGCAACGGCGTGGCGGATGACAAGGCGACGTACGCCTTCGTGCCGGACTTCATCCGCTACTACCTGGGCGAGCAGCCCATCCTGGAGCAGGTGCCCACCTACGTGTGCGCCCGCGAGGAGGACCAGCGCTACGTGCTCGAGCACCTGGAGGAACTGGTGGTGAAGACGGTGGATGAGGCGGGGGGCTACGGCATGTTGATGGGCCCCCAGTCCACCCGGGAGGAGCGCGAGGACTTCCGTCAGCGCATCCTCGCCCACCCCCGGCGCTACATCGCCCAGCCCCGCGTGGAGCTGTCCACGTGCCCCACCTGGGACGCGGCCTCGCGCACGGTGGTGCCGCGCCGGGTGGATCTGCGGCCCTACATCCTCACCAGTCCGCAGGGGCCCTGGGTGCTGCCCGGAGGCCTCAGCCGCGTGGCCCTTCGCGCCGGCTCCTACGTCGTCAACTCCAGTCAGGGGGGCGGCTCCAAGGACACCTGGGTGCAGAAGGAGGCGGTATGA
- a CDS encoding class II glutamine amidotransferase, with amino-acid sequence MLNLLALSFEGELAPSLDLRCLSPGRKPPDGWGVGYYPGGEFAATLLKEAAPHPGSIRSELVRTWEPLESSIFLLHLRAATWGPITEANTQPFCRSAWGRDWLLTHSGSLEQRLSIPPGANFVPVGSTDSEALFCRLLEWLREQGWHSLGAADPARLRGWLEEMNGLGPLTLVISDGQDLCVYADRTAATQCWVLQVSPPYERLILGDEDMELDLTKRGAKSRKGFIVSTQPLASRTEVPAQWKQLAPGSLLVMRQGALRAEVRPPWSQEAGAPPSSMVTEFEARKRLRRPPVAPVRIMDVVHRTVYRYDKPVERSAHKLRLTPVHDRLQSLLSHEVKLSSGVTRAEYEDVFGNRVRKVLVETPYTELILEARSRVELRDTDPLGYRPLHERSTLPLVWMPWQRNMLQPYLLPPELPDTQLDELVEYAMSFARRNDFDLLDTLLDMNFSIFKEYRYVQGSTTLSTTPFDVYSERQGVCQDFANVFICLARLLGVPARYTCGYIYTGPKHANQAQAEASHAWVQVYLPEVGWKGFDPTNGILTQTDHVRVAVGRQYTDTTPTAGTIFLGGGREKLEVSVRCEPVEG; translated from the coding sequence ATGCTCAACCTGCTCGCGCTGTCCTTCGAAGGAGAGCTCGCCCCCAGCCTCGACCTGCGTTGCCTGTCCCCGGGCCGCAAGCCGCCCGATGGCTGGGGCGTGGGCTACTACCCGGGGGGCGAGTTCGCCGCCACGCTGCTCAAGGAGGCCGCGCCCCACCCGGGCAGCATCCGCAGCGAACTGGTCAGGACGTGGGAGCCGCTGGAGTCCTCCATCTTCCTGCTGCACCTGCGCGCGGCCACCTGGGGGCCCATCACCGAGGCCAACACCCAGCCCTTCTGCCGCAGCGCGTGGGGCCGTGACTGGCTGCTCACGCACAGCGGCAGCCTGGAGCAGCGCCTGAGCATCCCCCCGGGCGCCAACTTCGTGCCCGTGGGCTCCACGGACTCCGAGGCCCTGTTCTGCCGCCTGCTGGAGTGGTTGCGCGAGCAGGGCTGGCACAGCCTCGGGGCGGCGGATCCCGCCCGGTTGCGCGGCTGGCTCGAGGAGATGAACGGTCTGGGCCCCCTCACGCTCGTCATCTCGGACGGGCAGGACCTGTGCGTCTACGCGGATCGGACCGCCGCCACCCAGTGCTGGGTGTTGCAGGTGTCTCCGCCCTATGAGCGGCTCATCCTCGGTGACGAGGACATGGAGTTGGACCTCACCAAACGGGGCGCCAAGAGCCGCAAGGGATTCATCGTCAGCACCCAGCCCCTGGCCTCGCGCACCGAGGTGCCCGCCCAGTGGAAGCAGCTCGCCCCGGGTTCGCTCCTGGTCATGCGTCAGGGCGCCCTTCGCGCCGAGGTGCGGCCGCCCTGGTCCCAGGAGGCGGGCGCTCCCCCGTCCTCCATGGTCACCGAGTTCGAGGCCCGCAAGCGCCTGCGCCGCCCGCCCGTGGCCCCCGTGCGGATCATGGACGTGGTCCACCGCACCGTGTACCGCTACGACAAGCCCGTGGAGCGCAGCGCGCACAAGCTGCGGCTCACGCCCGTGCATGATCGCTTGCAGTCCCTGCTCTCCCACGAGGTGAAGCTGTCCTCGGGCGTGACGCGGGCCGAGTACGAGGACGTCTTCGGCAACCGGGTCCGCAAGGTGCTCGTGGAGACGCCCTACACGGAGCTCATCCTGGAGGCCCGCTCCCGCGTGGAGCTCCGGGACACGGATCCCCTTGGCTACCGCCCCTTGCACGAGCGCTCCACGTTGCCGCTCGTGTGGATGCCCTGGCAGCGCAACATGCTCCAGCCCTACCTGCTGCCCCCGGAGCTGCCGGACACCCAGTTGGACGAGCTGGTCGAATACGCGATGAGCTTCGCGCGCCGCAACGACTTCGATCTGCTGGACACGCTGCTGGACATGAACTTCAGCATCTTCAAGGAGTACCGCTACGTCCAGGGCTCCACCACGCTGAGCACCACGCCCTTCGACGTGTACTCGGAACGCCAGGGCGTGTGTCAGGACTTCGCCAACGTCTTCATCTGCCTGGCGCGCCTGCTGGGCGTGCCCGCGCGCTACACGTGCGGCTACATCTACACCGGGCCCAAGCACGCCAATCAGGCGCAGGCCGAGGCCTCGCATGCCTGGGTCCAGGTGTATCTGCCCGAGGTGGGATGGAAGGGGTTCGATCCCACCAACGGCATCCTCACCCAGACGGACCACGTGCGCGTGGCCGTGGGCCGTCAGTACACGGACACCACGCCCACCGCCGGCACCATCTTCCTGGGCGGCGGGCGCGAGAAGCTGGAGGTCTCCGTGCGCTGCGAGCCGGTGGAAGGCTGA
- a CDS encoding Rieske 2Fe-2S domain-containing protein translates to MAVNGAASAQPSRHLEPVRLRSWYAACPSEALRPGQVREWNLGGRELVLFRTRTGQAQALSAHCPHLGAHLARGTVIGEHLRCPLHHLCFDGSGTCREAPGWPEHARRPTQRAFPVVERHGTLLVFNGPVVLFPPPQVGTPELRWRAAPPVTVKACTWLPVVANAFDIEHLRTVHLRELREPPSVERPDAFTLRLHFVSRVTGTALADRMMKALSGDHIRVTLTLYGGTLLSVESDLGRTRSALLAGFRPGPEGTSVLLSFASPPSPLPGLTRARLALSRWLYTSFLHRDLSVLEGMRFQPAAAREDPVLRQLLDFAAQLPEDPDDAHA, encoded by the coding sequence ATGGCGGTCAATGGAGCGGCATCGGCACAACCCTCGCGTCACCTGGAACCCGTCCGGCTCCGCTCCTGGTACGCCGCCTGTCCCTCGGAAGCGCTGCGGCCCGGACAGGTGCGGGAGTGGAACCTGGGTGGGCGGGAGCTGGTGCTCTTCCGGACCCGGACGGGCCAGGCGCAGGCGCTCTCGGCCCATTGCCCCCACCTGGGAGCGCACCTGGCGCGAGGCACCGTCATCGGTGAACACCTGCGCTGTCCGCTGCACCACCTGTGCTTCGATGGCAGCGGCACCTGCCGCGAGGCCCCGGGCTGGCCCGAGCACGCGCGGCGGCCCACCCAGCGCGCCTTCCCCGTGGTGGAGCGCCACGGCACCCTGCTGGTGTTCAACGGGCCCGTGGTGCTCTTTCCCCCGCCCCAGGTGGGCACCCCGGAGCTGCGCTGGCGCGCCGCGCCTCCCGTGACGGTGAAGGCATGCACGTGGCTGCCCGTCGTGGCCAACGCCTTCGACATCGAGCACTTGCGCACCGTGCACCTGCGCGAGCTGAGGGAGCCGCCGAGCGTCGAGCGGCCGGACGCCTTCACCCTGCGGCTGCACTTCGTCTCGCGCGTCACGGGCACGGCGCTCGCGGATCGGATGATGAAGGCGCTGTCGGGAGACCACATCCGCGTCACCCTGACCCTGTACGGAGGCACCCTGCTGTCGGTGGAGAGCGACCTCGGCCGGACCCGGAGCGCCCTGCTCGCCGGCTTCCGTCCAGGCCCCGAGGGCACCTCCGTGCTGCTGTCGTTCGCCTCGCCCCCGAGTCCCCTCCCAGGACTCACCCGGGCGCGGCTCGCCCTGTCGCGGTGGCTCTACACCTCGTTCCTGCACAGGGACCTGTCCGTGCTCGAGGGAATGCGCTTCCAACCCGCCGCCGCCCGCGAGGACCCCGTGCTGCGCCAGCTCCTCGACTTCGCCGCCCAACTGCCGGAGGACCCCGATGACGCGCACGCATGA
- a CDS encoding 6-pyruvoyl trahydropterin synthase family protein, whose protein sequence is MKFAAGHFTIFSATHRENLHGHNFAVFVSLTGEVLADGMLADYDIFKGAALKQCRAWNETFMLPGNSRHLHVEKDARGDVLARFNGEELRFLARDVTILPAENVSLEELARLFGEGLVGDGGSFRANRISHVVVKISSEPGQWCSWEWRDHG, encoded by the coding sequence ATGAAGTTCGCCGCCGGGCACTTCACCATCTTCTCCGCCACGCATCGCGAGAACCTGCATGGCCACAACTTCGCCGTCTTCGTCTCGCTGACGGGCGAGGTGCTCGCGGATGGCATGCTCGCGGACTACGACATCTTCAAGGGCGCCGCGCTCAAGCAGTGCCGCGCCTGGAACGAGACGTTCATGCTCCCCGGCAACTCCCGGCACCTGCACGTGGAGAAGGATGCGCGGGGGGACGTGCTCGCGCGCTTCAATGGCGAGGAGCTGCGCTTCCTCGCGCGCGACGTGACGATCCTGCCCGCGGAGAACGTGTCGCTCGAGGAGCTGGCGCGGCTCTTCGGCGAGGGACTGGTGGGGGATGGCGGGAGCTTCCGCGCCAACCGCATCTCCCATGTGGTGGTGAAGATTTCCTCGGAGCCGGGCCAGTGGTGCTCGTGGGAGTGGAGGGATCATGGCTGA
- a CDS encoding SDR family NAD(P)-dependent oxidoreductase, which translates to MADWAIITGASRGIGREAAARFRREGWNVMNISRQPCPVPDVLNLTVDLAVPGWEARVGQVLGESLGRAPGRVCLVHNAALYGHDDALSLSGEHLRRVLEVNIVAPALLNALVRGYLTDGSSILYVGSTLSEKAVRGAASYVTSKHALVGLMRSTCQDLAGTRVHTVCICPGFTDTEMMRESVGASEAARASTAARQTFGRLIAPEEIADVLLYCAQTPVMNGAVLHANLGQIET; encoded by the coding sequence ATGGCTGATTGGGCGATCATCACCGGAGCGAGCCGGGGCATCGGCCGGGAAGCGGCCGCGCGTTTCCGCCGGGAGGGCTGGAACGTGATGAACATCTCGCGCCAGCCGTGCCCGGTGCCGGACGTGCTCAACCTGACCGTGGACCTCGCCGTGCCGGGCTGGGAGGCTCGCGTGGGTCAGGTCCTGGGCGAGTCCCTGGGGCGTGCTCCGGGCCGGGTGTGCCTCGTGCACAACGCGGCCTTGTATGGACATGACGACGCGCTGTCGCTCTCCGGAGAGCACCTGCGGCGCGTCCTGGAGGTCAACATCGTCGCCCCCGCGTTGCTCAACGCGCTCGTGCGCGGCTACCTCACGGACGGCTCCTCCATCCTCTATGTGGGCTCCACCCTGTCGGAGAAGGCCGTCCGGGGCGCGGCGTCCTACGTGACGTCCAAGCACGCGCTCGTCGGCCTCATGCGCTCCACGTGTCAGGATCTCGCGGGCACGCGGGTGCACACCGTCTGCATCTGCCCCGGATTCACGGACACGGAGATGATGCGGGAGAGCGTCGGGGCGAGCGAGGCGGCGCGGGCGAGCACCGCGGCGAGGCAGACCTTTGGCCGGCTCATCGCCCCCGAGGAGATCGCGGACGTGCTCCTGTACTGCGCCCAGACTCCCGTGATGAACGGCGCGGTGCTCCACGCGAACCTGGGGCAGATCGAGACCTGA
- a CDS encoding alpha-E domain-containing protein, whose amino-acid sequence MIARIAENCFWLGRYLERAESTARVLQMTGQLALDAELSAEHLWTPVLAIFGERRAFTERRGVEREADAEDVQRFMTWEETNTSSLLNTLSAAREAARTIREVVSKECWEVTNELYLWLLGDAGREEYEHSRYGFFQHIRRMVQLCLGLFRSTMLHDTPLDFIWLGVMLERVGQTARLLDVHHHVFSGMHPGHPVVETALWLSLLRACSGFEPFMKSHSGRVTGDAVASFLLFESRFPRSVHYCLDSAYRYLVRLCPPDADAQLPGRRTLALALPLLAELRPQALASPDATVHALLTRMVEGTAELCSLISEEYFGRSAASAPQVLGTQVMAG is encoded by the coding sequence ATGATCGCCCGCATCGCGGAGAACTGTTTCTGGCTGGGCCGCTACCTGGAGCGCGCGGAGAGCACCGCCCGGGTGTTGCAGATGACGGGACAGCTCGCGCTGGACGCGGAGTTGTCCGCCGAGCACCTCTGGACGCCCGTGCTGGCCATCTTCGGCGAGCGCCGCGCCTTCACCGAGCGGCGGGGCGTCGAGCGGGAGGCGGACGCCGAGGACGTGCAGCGCTTCATGACCTGGGAGGAGACGAACACCTCCAGCCTGCTCAACACCCTCTCGGCGGCCCGCGAGGCCGCGCGCACCATCCGCGAGGTGGTGAGCAAGGAGTGCTGGGAGGTGACCAACGAGCTGTACCTGTGGCTCCTGGGCGACGCGGGCCGCGAGGAGTATGAGCACTCGCGCTACGGCTTCTTCCAGCACATCCGCCGGATGGTGCAGCTATGCCTGGGGTTGTTCCGCAGCACCATGCTGCATGACACGCCCCTGGACTTCATCTGGCTGGGGGTGATGCTCGAGCGCGTGGGCCAGACGGCGCGCCTGCTGGATGTGCACCACCATGTCTTCTCCGGCATGCACCCCGGCCACCCCGTGGTGGAGACGGCGCTGTGGCTGTCCCTCCTGCGCGCGTGCTCGGGCTTCGAGCCCTTCATGAAGAGCCATTCGGGCCGGGTGACCGGGGACGCGGTGGCGTCCTTCCTCCTCTTCGAATCCCGCTTTCCCCGCTCGGTGCACTACTGCCTGGACTCCGCGTACCGCTACCTCGTGCGGCTCTGTCCGCCCGACGCGGACGCACAGCTGCCGGGCAGGCGGACGCTCGCGCTGGCCCTCCCCCTGCTGGCGGAGCTGCGGCCCCAGGCCCTCGCGAGCCCGGACGCCACCGTCCACGCCCTGCTCACCCGCATGGTGGAGGGGACGGCCGAGCTGTGCTCCCTCATCTCCGAGGAGTATTTCGGCCGAAGCGCGGCATCCGCGCCTCAAGTGCTGGGAACCCAGGTGATGGCTGGATAG
- a CDS encoding fatty acid desaturase — protein sequence MTRTHEDTPIPATLNAVLLAAALLGCAGCLWLASHAEALPARLLAAVVFSYVNNTVFSLLHEATHGVLHPSRRVNDGMGRLAAAFFPTAYTLQRAFHLTHHRDNRTRRERFDYLQPGDNRFLKHAQWYSILTGLYWAFVPVGAAAFALFPGLAKHLQGKGTRYGEQTGAESYLARVEHLPRATLRAEALLTLGVQAGLVWGLGLTASGWALCYAAFALNWSSLQYADHAWSPLDVHEGAWDLRVSAPVRWLFLNYHYHRAHHRHPRVPWLYLGRYVDPEAPRPSFSRVWLSMWRGPRPLPVTPEER from the coding sequence ATGACGCGCACGCATGAGGACACGCCCATTCCGGCCACCCTCAACGCCGTGCTCCTCGCCGCCGCCCTCCTGGGATGCGCGGGGTGCCTCTGGCTCGCCTCCCACGCGGAGGCCCTGCCCGCGCGGCTGCTGGCCGCCGTCGTGTTCTCCTATGTGAACAACACCGTCTTCTCGCTCCTGCACGAGGCGACCCACGGCGTGCTCCACCCCTCGCGGCGCGTCAACGACGGCATGGGGCGCCTCGCGGCGGCCTTCTTTCCCACGGCCTACACCCTGCAACGCGCCTTCCACCTCACCCACCACCGCGACAACCGCACCCGGCGCGAGCGCTTCGACTACCTGCAACCCGGCGACAACCGCTTCCTCAAGCACGCGCAGTGGTACTCCATCCTCACCGGGCTCTACTGGGCCTTCGTACCGGTGGGCGCCGCCGCCTTCGCCCTCTTCCCGGGCCTGGCGAAACACCTCCAGGGCAAGGGCACCCGCTATGGCGAGCAGACCGGCGCGGAGAGCTACCTCGCCCGGGTGGAGCACCTGCCCCGCGCCACGCTCCGGGCCGAGGCGCTGCTGACGCTCGGCGTGCAGGCGGGGCTCGTGTGGGGACTGGGCCTCACCGCGTCCGGGTGGGCGCTGTGCTACGCGGCCTTCGCGCTCAACTGGAGCTCGCTCCAATACGCGGACCACGCCTGGTCTCCCCTGGATGTGCACGAGGGCGCGTGGGACCTGCGCGTCAGTGCCCCCGTGCGCTGGCTCTTCCTTAACTACCACTACCACCGCGCCCACCACCGTCACCCGCGCGTGCCCTGGCTCTACCTGGGCCGCTACGTGGACCCAGAGGCACCCCGGCCCTCGTTCTCCCGCGTGTGGCTGTCCATGTGGCGAGGGCCCCGGCCCCTCCCCGTCACCCCCGAGGAACGATGA
- the queD gene encoding 6-carboxytetrahydropterin synthase QueD gives MEPVTPGKPPLITEISREFTFEAAHRLPHVPPGHKCSRVHGHSYRIEVTLRGPVDPKLGWVVDFAELTAAWQPLQAQLDHRLLNEVPGLENPTSELLAAWVFERIHIPGTQVSKVRVAETCTSSCTVFAAGT, from the coding sequence ATGGAGCCTGTCACCCCCGGAAAGCCCCCCCTCATCACCGAGATCTCGAGGGAGTTCACCTTCGAGGCCGCCCACCGCCTTCCCCACGTCCCTCCCGGCCACAAGTGCTCGCGGGTGCATGGGCACAGCTACCGCATCGAAGTCACCTTGCGCGGTCCCGTGGATCCGAAGCTCGGCTGGGTCGTCGACTTCGCCGAGCTCACGGCGGCCTGGCAGCCGCTCCAGGCCCAGCTCGACCACCGCCTGCTCAACGAGGTGCCCGGGCTGGAGAACCCCACGAGCGAGCTGCTCGCCGCCTGGGTCTTCGAGCGCATCCACATCCCTGGCACGCAGGTGTCCAAGGTCCGGGTCGCCGAGACGTGCACGTCGTCGTGCACCGTCTTCGCCGCCGGAACCTGA
- a CDS encoding MBL fold metallo-hydrolase, producing MHLLRLFTATAAALCLSSACIPADLFDPPPAPPSPPPDVNLPGDRIKTNFGNLIIHPINHATLALGWSSKTIYVDPVGDAARFAGLPAANVILVTDVHADHLSAETLTALAIPNHTLIIAPQAVYDALPPALQAVTRVLANDATTNVEDLIIEARPMYNTTPERVNFHTKGRGNGYLLTTGDRRVYIAGDTEDIPEMRALRGIDVAFLPMNLPYTMTVQQAADAVREFKPTIVYPYHFRDSDLAEFSRWVGTDAGVEVRLREWY from the coding sequence ATGCACCTGCTCCGTCTGTTCACCGCCACGGCGGCCGCGCTCTGCCTGTCGTCCGCCTGCATCCCGGCCGATCTCTTCGATCCTCCTCCCGCACCGCCCTCCCCGCCCCCGGACGTGAACCTCCCGGGAGACCGCATCAAGACGAACTTCGGCAACCTGATCATCCATCCCATCAACCACGCCACGCTCGCCCTGGGGTGGTCGAGCAAGACGATCTACGTCGATCCGGTGGGAGACGCCGCGCGCTTCGCGGGCCTGCCCGCCGCCAACGTGATCCTCGTGACGGACGTCCACGCGGATCACCTGAGCGCGGAGACCCTGACGGCGCTCGCGATTCCGAACCACACCCTCATCATCGCCCCCCAGGCCGTGTACGACGCACTGCCGCCCGCGCTCCAGGCCGTCACGCGGGTGCTCGCCAATGACGCGACGACGAACGTGGAAGACCTCATCATCGAGGCCAGGCCCATGTACAACACCACGCCGGAGCGGGTGAACTTTCACACGAAGGGCCGGGGCAACGGCTACCTGCTGACCACCGGGGATCGGCGCGTCTACATCGCGGGAGACACCGAGGACATCCCCGAGATGCGGGCCCTGCGCGGCATCGACGTCGCCTTCCTGCCCATGAACCTGCCCTACACCATGACGGTGCAACAGGCGGCGGACGCGGTGCGCGAGTTCAAACCCACCATCGTCTACCCCTACCACTTCCGGGACAGCGACCTCGCCGAGTTCAGCCGGTGGGTGGGCACGGACGCGGGCGTCGAGGTGCGCCTGCGCGAGTGGTACTGA